The Streptomyces pratensis genomic interval AGCCGTTGAAGTGGGGGCAGCGGTTGACGTTGTTCGACTTCGATCTGGTGTGGGAGAGGGGCCGCTGGGTGGTCGAGAAGGTGGGCGCCTCGGTGCTGAACTCGAACACGGTGGAGGAGGACCCGCGGATCACGTCGATGCTCGGGGACGAGCACAGGAAGGTCGTGGCGTATGTGAACCAGGTGATCGGTACGTCGGTGGCGGCGATGTCGACGGTGGATGCGCCGTGGAGGGACGAGCCGGTCATCGATCTGATCAACCTGGTGCAGGCGGAGACGGTGAAGGCGGCGCTGGCGGGTGGGGAGTATGCGGCGTTGCCGGTGCTGTCGCAGGCGGCGTGTTTCTCGCGTACGGCGGCGATTCCTGCGGGTGAGGTGACGATCCGGGATGCGGCGGGGCTGTATCCGTTCGAGAACACGCTGGAGGCGCGGCTCCTGACGGGTGCGCAGCTGAAGGATTATCTTGAGTATTCGGCGAAGTATTACGTGCAGACGGCTGCTGGGGCACCGGTGGACACGTCGAAGTTGACGAATGCGGAGAACATTCCGGATTACAACTACGACGTGGTGTCGGGTGTGACGTATGACATCGATATCGCGAAGCCGGTGGGTTCTCGGATCGTGGGGTTGTCGTTCGAGGGGGCGCCGGTGGATGCGGCGGCGCAGTTCGTGTTCGCGGTGAACAACTATCGGGCGAGTGGTGGGGGCAACTTCCCGCATGTTCCGGGTGCGAAGCAATTGTGGGCGAATTCGGATGAGATCCGGAACACGATCATCGGGTGGGTGCAGGCGAAGGGGTCGGTGGATCCGGCGGAGTTCGCGTCGGTGGACTGGCGTCTGACGCGGGATGGCGTGCCGGTGTTCTAGCCGGTGGGTGGTCGGGCTGGTCGGTGTTCCGGCCGGTGGGTGTGTGGCGGGCGGCCGTTCTCCTTCGGGAGGGCGGCCGCCTTCGTGTTGTCAGTGGCCTTGTGCGAGGGGGGTGAGTGAGCTGCCCTGTCCGGGGACGGCGGGGGCGGGGTGGGGGGTGAGGCCGAAGGTGGTGAAGGCCGTGCGTTGTGGGAGGGGGTAGGGGGTGGTGCCGGTGAGGTTGTTGAGGATGGTGGCGCTGCGCCAGGCGGCGAGGCCGAGGTCGGGGGCGCCGACTCCGTGGGTGTGGCGTTCGGCGTTCTGTACGTAGATGTTGCCGGTGAGGGCGGGGTCGAGGTCGAGGCGGAAGTCGGTGTGGATGCGGGGGCGTCCTTGGGTGTCGCGGCGGATGTGGGGGGCGATGCCGGTGAGGAGGGTGTCGAGGGGGCGTTCGCGGTAGCCGGTGGCGAGGACGACGGCGTCGGTGGTGAGGCGGCTCCGGGTGGCTTGCTGGGTGTGTTCGAGGTGGAGTTCGATGCGGGTTCCGCTGCCGGAGAGGCGGCCTGCGGTGCGGACGCCGACGCCGGGGGTGAGGGTGGCGTCGGGCCAGCCGCCGTGGAGGGTGCGGCGGTAGAGCTCGTCGTGGATGGCGGCGATGGTGTCGGTGTCGATGCCTTTGTGCAGTTGCCATTGCTGGGGGACGAGGGTGTCGCGTACGTGTTCCGGGAGTGCGTGGAAGTAGTGGGTGTAGTCGGGGGTGAAGTGTTCGAGGCCGAGTTTTGAGTACTCCATGGGTGCGAAGGCCTGGGTGCGGGCGAGCCAGTGGATCCTCTCGATGCCGACGGGGCGGGCGCGGAGGAGGTCGAGGAAGATTTCGGCGCCTGACTGGCCGGAGCCGATGACGGTGATGTGGCCGGCTCGGAGGAGTTCTTCGCGGTGGTGGAGGTAGTCGGCGGAGTGGATGACGGGGATGCCGGGGGCTTCCGCGAGGGGGCGTAGCGGTTCGGGGATGAAGGGTGCGGTGCCGACGCCGAGGGCGATGTGGCGGGTGTGGGTGCGGCCGAGGGCTTGGGCGTCGCCTTGGGGGTCGAGCCGGGTGTAGTCGACTTCGAAGTGGGCGCGGTCGGTGTTCCAGCGGATGGCGTCGACCTGGTGGTCGAAGTGGATGGTGGGGAGTTGTTCGCTGACCCATCGGCAGTAGGCGTCGTATTCGGCGCGGTGGATGTGGAATTGCTCGGCGAAGTAGAAGGGGTAGAGGCGGTCGCGGGTGCGCAGGTAGTTGAGGAATGTCCAGGGGCTGGTGGGGTCGGCGAGGGTGGTGAGGTCGGCGAGGAAGGGGACTTGGAGGGTGGCGCCGTCGATGAGGAGGCCGGGGTGCCAGTGGAAGGCGGGGCGTTGTTCGTAGAAGGCGGTGGTGAGGGGGTGGTTGCCGGGGGTGGTGGGGAGGCCGTGGGCGAGGGCGGCGAGGGAGAGGTTGAAGGGGCCGAGGCCGATGCCGATGAGGTCGTGGGTCCGGTCGCCTTCGGGGGTGGTCCGGTCGGTCATCGGAGGGTGCTGCCTTCCATGGTGGCGTCGGTGTGGGCGTGGGTGACGAGGGTGAGGAGTTGTCGGAGGTCGTGGGGGGTGGTGTGGGGGTTGAGGAGGGTGGCTTTGAGCCAGAGGCGGTTGTCGGCTCGGGCGCGGCCGAGTACGGCGTGTCCTCGGTCGAGGAGGGTGCGGCGGATGGTTGCGACGGTGGTGTCGTCGCTGTGGGTGGGGCGGAACAGGACGGTGCTGATGGTGGGGCGGTCGTGGAGTTCGAGTGCGGGGTTTTCTTCGATGAGATCGGCGAGGTGGTGGGCGGTGGCGATGGTGCGGTCGATGAGGTCGGCGAGTCCGTCGCGGCCGAGTGCTTGGAGGGTGACGACGATTTTGAGGGCGTCGGGTCGGCGGGTGGTGCGGAGGGAGCGGCCGAGGAGGTCGGGGAGGCCTGCGTCGGTGTCGTCGTCGGCGTTGAGGTAGGGGGCGTGGTGGTGGAGTGGGCTGAGGTGGTGGTGGTCGGGGACGGCGAGGATGCCGGCGGAGGCGGGTTGCCAGCCGAGTTTGTGGAGGTCGAGGGTGACGCTGTGGGCGCGGTGGAGGCTGCGGAGGGTGTGGCGGTGGGTGGGGCTGAAGAGGAGGGGGCCGCCGTATGCGGCGTCGATGTGGAGGTCGGCGCCGTGGGTTGTGGTGAGGTCGGCGATTTCGGTGAGGGGGTCGATCTGGCCGGTGTCGGTGGTGCCTGCGGTGGCGGTGACGAGGAGTGGGCCGGGGTGGGTGATGAGGGCTTCGTGGAGTGCGGTGGGGTCCATGACGCCGGTGGGTGCGGGGAGGATGACGGGTCGGGGGAGGCCGAGGAGCCAGGCGGCGCGGGTGATGCTGTGGTGGGCGTTGGCGGCGCAGATGGTTTGTACGGGGCCGTGGCGTTCGCGGGCGAGGAGGAGGGCGAGTTGGTTGGCTTCGGTGCCGCCTGTGGTGACGAGGGCGTCGGGTTTTGGGCGGTTGGGGTAGATCTCGGCGGCGAGTGCGGTGGTGAGGGTGTCTTCGAGGGCGGAGGCTGCGGGGGCTTGGTCCCAGGAGTCCATGGAGGGGTTGAGGGCTGATGCGGCGAGGTCGGCTGCTGCGGCGAGGGCGAGGGGTGGGGTGTGGAGGTGGGCTGCGCAGTGGGGGTGTGCGGGGTCTGCGGCGCCTTCGGTGAGTGCGGTGACGAGGGTGCGGAGGGCGTGGTGGGCGCCGGTGCCGTGGTCGGGGATGAGGGGGCCTGTGGTGCGGTGGAGGTTGCGTGTGACGGTTTCGGGGCCGCCGGCGGGGAGGGGGCCGTTGCGTCGGGTGGCGCCGTCGTGGAGTGCGGTGAGGACGGTGTCGATGAGGGGGCGCAGGTGGGCGGGGCCTGCGCTGCCTCCGGCGAGGGGCGGGGTGGGCATGGGTGGTGTGGTCCTTCGGGTGCGCGGGGGCGGTGGTGCCAGC includes:
- a CDS encoding lysine N(6)-hydroxylase/L-ornithine N(5)-oxygenase family protein is translated as MTDRTTPEGDRTHDLIGIGLGPFNLSLAALAHGLPTTPGNHPLTTAFYEQRPAFHWHPGLLIDGATLQVPFLADLTTLADPTSPWTFLNYLRTRDRLYPFYFAEQFHIHRAEYDAYCRWVSEQLPTIHFDHQVDAIRWNTDRAHFEVDYTRLDPQGDAQALGRTHTRHIALGVGTAPFIPEPLRPLAEAPGIPVIHSADYLHHREELLRAGHITVIGSGQSGAEIFLDLLRARPVGIERIHWLARTQAFAPMEYSKLGLEHFTPDYTHYFHALPEHVRDTLVPQQWQLHKGIDTDTIAAIHDELYRRTLHGGWPDATLTPGVGVRTAGRLSGSGTRIELHLEHTQQATRSRLTTDAVVLATGYRERPLDTLLTGIAPHIRRDTQGRPRIHTDFRLDLDPALTGNIYVQNAERHTHGVGAPDLGLAAWRSATILNNLTGTTPYPLPQRTAFTTFGLTPHPAPAVPGQGSSLTPLAQGH
- a CDS encoding pyridoxal phosphate-dependent decarboxylase family protein — its product is MPTPPLAGGSAGPAHLRPLIDTVLTALHDGATRRNGPLPAGGPETVTRNLHRTTGPLIPDHGTGAHHALRTLVTALTEGAADPAHPHCAAHLHTPPLALAAAADLAASALNPSMDSWDQAPAASALEDTLTTALAAEIYPNRPKPDALVTTGGTEANQLALLLARERHGPVQTICAANAHHSITRAAWLLGLPRPVILPAPTGVMDPTALHEALITHPGPLLVTATAGTTDTGQIDPLTEIADLTTTHGADLHIDAAYGGPLLFSPTHRHTLRSLHRAHSVTLDLHKLGWQPASAGILAVPDHHHLSPLHHHAPYLNADDDTDAGLPDLLGRSLRTTRRPDALKIVVTLQALGRDGLADLIDRTIATAHHLADLIEENPALELHDRPTISTVLFRPTHSDDTTVATIRRTLLDRGHAVLGRARADNRLWLKATLLNPHTTPHDLRQLLTLVTHAHTDATMEGSTLR